AAGGACTGAGTTCCGCGTTGCTGGATATGCCCATTTAATTTATTTCGGACACGAACATCCTCAATCTTCGGTGGGGTTTTATTACCCCGCCAGGGGCCCCCTGTTCTCAAAACGGCAAGTACACCATTATGCAAAACAAAAGAATAACGGCGGATAAATTCCGCGAATTATTACATGACGGCATGAGCATTATGTTTGGCGGCTTCATGGGCGTCGGGACGCCGGAATATCTGGTGGCAGAAATTATGCGCTCCGGTGTAAAAGCGTTAACCCTCATCGGTAATGACACCGCTTTTGTCGATAAAGGTATTGGCCCTCTGATTTCTAACGGCCAGGTCAAAAAAGTGATCGCCTCACATATTGGCACCAACCCGGAAACCGGTAAGAAAATGATTTCCGGTGAACTTGATGTTCAGTTAGTACCGCAAGGGACGCTCGCCGAACAGATCCGCGCAGGCGGCGCCGGACTGGGGGGATTCCTCACACAAACCGGGCTGGGCACGGTAGTGGAAGAAAATAAACAAACGCTGCTGGTCAATGGTGAGAAATGGCTGCTGGAGCAACCTCTGCGCGCCGATCTCGCCATTCTTCTCGCCAGCGATGCCGATGAGGCTGGCAATCTCACCTATGACCTCACCGCCCGCAACTTCAATCCGGTGATGGCCCTGGCCGCCGATGTGGTCGTAGCCGAAACCCGCAACATCGGTGTGTTGGGAAGTATTTCTCCTGTGCACGTCATCACCCCCGGTGCGCTGGTGGATCATCTGTTCATGGAGGCCCACGGATGAACGCAAAAGAACGTATTGCCCGCCGCGTGGCGCAAGAGTTACATGACGGCGACGTCGTTAATCTGGGCATTGGCCTGCCGACGCAGGTCGCGAACTACCTGGCCGAGGATATTCAGGTTACGTTGCAATCAGAAAATGGTTTTCTTGGCCTCGGCCCTCTGGATGAGGTGAATGCCTGTCTCGTCAATGCAGGCGGTCAGCCCTGCGGCATGATCCCCGGCGCGGCCATGTTCGACAGTTGCTTCTCTTTCGCCCTTATTCGCGGGGGACATGTGGATGTCTGTGTGCTCGGCGGTTTGCAGGTCGATGAGCACGGAAATCTCGCCAACTGGATGGTGCCCGGAAAAATGGTGCCAGGTATGGGTGGAGCGATGGACCTCGTCGCAGGGGCAAAGAAAGTCATTATTGCGATGGAGCACTGCGCTAAAAATGGCGAGCCGAAGCTGCTGCACCGCTGCAGTTACCCCTTAACGGCGGTTGGCAAAGTCAGCAAAGTCATCACCGAACTCGCCGTATTCAGCTTTGTGAACGGCGAAATGATCCTCGACGAAATCAGCGACACCATCACGCTTGATGAACTTCGTGAACGCACGGAAGCACATTTCCGTCCTTGTGCACACCTGAAAATACGACAACCTGCGGAGACACTGGCATGAGCGACTCCATTGTCATTGTGAGTGCGAAACGCACCCCTATCGGTAAATTTGCCGGCAGCCTGGAAGGCATCCCGGCGGTGATGCTGGGCGCGACCAGCGTGCGGGCGAATCTGCTGGACCTTCCGTCAGATATCAAGATTGACGAGGTGATCCTCGGCAACGTGTTACAGGCCGGATTAGGGCAAAACCCAGCCCACCAGGTGACGCATCATGCGGGCTTAGCGGAGAGCGTTCCGTCATTCACGGTAAATAAAGTCTGCGGCTCCGGCCTGAAAACCATCGTGCTGGGCGCACAGTCCATTTTGAGTGGTGATAATCAGACCTGTATTGTCGGCGGGATGGAAAACATGAGCGCCGCCCCCTACCTGATGGCCCACGCGCGCCAGGGGTATCGTATGGGCAACGGTGAACTGACGGATGTGATGATCCACGACGGGCTCTGGTGCGCCTTCAATGATTACCACATGGGGATCACGGCAGAAAACATTGCCAAACGCTATCACTTAAGCCGCGAGGAGCAGGACCGGGTCGCGCTGGCATCGCAGCAAAAAGCGATAACCGCGATCAACGCCGGCTATTTCAGGCAGGAAATCGTACCGGTAACCGTGAAGCGTAAAAAAGAGGTATGTCTGTTTGATACCGATGAGTTTCCACGCCCGGAAACCGATGCCGGTTCGCTGGCGAAACTACGTCCGGCCTTTCAAAGCACAGGAACAGTCACCGCGGGCAATGCCTCCGGCATCAATGACGCGGCGGCGACGCTGGTCCTGATGTCCGAACGCGCTGCGCGTGCGCGTGGGATTACACCGTTAGCGCGCCTGAAGAGTTGGGCTTCGGCCGGGGTTGACGCCAGTATGATGGGACTCGGCCCAATACCGGCGACAAAACGGGCGCTGGAAAAAGCCAAAATGACGGTTAGCGATCTGGATTTAATCGAAGCCAACGAAGCCTTTGCCGCGCAGTATCTGGCAGTTGCCCGCGAACTCGAATTCCCTGAAGAGAAAGTGAACGTCAACGGCGGCGCGATCGCGCTGGGACATCCTATTGGCGCAAGCGGCGCACGAATTCTGGTGACGCTGGTTCACGCGTTGCAGCAGCGCAATAAATCCACCGGGCTGGCAACGCTGTGCATCGGAGGGGGTCAGGGGATCGCCGTGATTGTTGAGCGTCTGTAAGCACGCCGTCTGCACGTCCCCGGTACGCCGGGGACGGTCTCACCCAGCCCGTTTAGCACAGTTCCAGTTGAATATGGTTCTCGGTAATCACCTGAAGCACGCCCGCCGGCGGCAGAATGTCGGTATACACTGCATCCACCAGGTTGATGCTGCCCATGTTCACCATCGCATTGCGGCCAAACTTCGAATGATCCACCACCAACATAACGTGGCGCGAATTCTCGATAATCGCACGCTTGGTGCGCACCTCATGATAGTCGAACTCCAGCAGCGAGCCGTCGCTGTCGATGCCGCTTATCCCCAGAATGCCGAAATCCAGGCGGAACTGGGATATAAAGTCGAGCGTCGCTTCGCCAATAATGCCGCCGTCACGACTGCGAAGTTCGCCGCCCGCAAGAATAATGCGAAAATCCTCTTTTACCATCAGCGTGTTCGCGACGTTGAGGTTATTGGTCACAATACGCAAATTGCTGTGATTGAGCAGCGCGTGTGCCACGGCCTCTGGCGTGGTCCCGATATCAATAAACAGCGTTGAACCATTGGGGATCTGCGTGGCGACTTTACGCGCAATGCGCTCTTTTTCCGCCGTCTGCGTGGCTTTACGATCGTGCCACGGCGTGTTGACTGAACTGGACGGCAGCGCCGCCCCGCCGTGATGGCGCAAAATCATGTTTTGATCGGCCAGGTCATTGAGATCCCGACGAATGGTTTGCGGGCTGACAGAGAAATGCTCCACCAACTCTTCCGTACTGACGTATCCCTGTTTTTTTACCAGTTCAATGATTGCATCGTGTCGTTGTGTTTGTTTCATTGTTATTCCCTGGAACTATGTTCGTTTTCGCGCATTTAACGTATCCGCGAACGCCATTGCCAACCCAACTGCCAGCCCGGCGATATGTGCGCCATTGGCCATCGACATCCCAAACAAATCAAACCATCCGGCGACGATCCAAATCAACGCAAAAATAATCAACCCGCGCTGTAGGTAGATCCCGCTTTGCGGGTCGCGTTCGCCACGCAACCAGACGTAACCCATCAGCGCGTAGACGACACCGGAAAGCCCGCCGAACCACGGGCCGCTAAACTTGTGCTGCACATATCCACTCAGCAGAGCGCTGATGACCGTAATCACAATCAGTTTGCCGCTGCCTAAACGTTTTTCAACCGCGCCGCCAAGATACCACCACCACAGCAGGTTGAAGAGAATGTGCATCAGTGAAAAGTGCATGAAGGCGTGAGTAAAGTAGCGCCAGACATCAAACTGTAATGACGGGTCGAACGGCCAGGCCAGCCACATCATCACGGTTTGATCGCCAACGATATTCATGACGATAAACACCAGAATGCAGGCCGCCATAATCAGCCAGGTGACCGGGCCAGCCCGCTCACGCAGAGTGGCCAAAAACGGGAAGCGGCGGTATTGAAGCCCACTGCCGGTATGACCTGACTGCCAACTGGCGGCAAGATAACGCGGATCGCCGGGATTCTCCAGAAAACGCGCCAGCTCCACCTGCACGCGTTCGGCCTGCGTTTCATCCGCCAGCCAGACATCGCTTTGGTGATGTTGTTGAATGGTCAGGATAACGCCCTGCGTCGCCATGTAATCAACAAAGGCCTGCGCCACGCGGGGGTTAGCAAAAGAGGTAATCATCAACATTGTTGCTGTCGCTTAATCCTTACAAAAGAGGACAGTATAAAGGCTTACGAGCCGTATGCCACCTCTGCAGGGAAATGACGGTGCCAGGCATCAAATCCGCCGTCTACGCTGTAGACCGCGTCATAGCCCTGCTGGAGTAAATATTGCGCCGCACCTTTGCTGCTATTGCCGTGGTAGCACATGACCATGACCACCGTATCGAAATCATGATCGCGCATAAACGAGCCCAGCGTGTCGTTCGTCAGGTGAAATGCCTGGGGAGTATGGCCCATCGCGTAACTTTGCGGATCGCGGATATCTACCAGTACCGCCGCGCCCTGATGCAGTTTCTGGTGCGCTTCTTCAACATTAATACATTCAAAATGTTCCATACTTTCTCTTCTTTATCGTGCAGGTGATGCGTTTTCGGCATGTTACTCCCTAGTTTACGTCTCTACGGGAGTGAAACGCCATAATGTTATATGTATCACTGTAAATTGTTTATTCGATGTTACCAACGGCGCGTTTTTTTGCTATTATGCTCGATAACGAACATTTATGAGCCATAACGAAAGTGCACGAGGGCAGCATGGAAACCAAAGATCTGATTGTGATAGGAGGAGGCATCAACGGTGCCGGTATCGCGGCAGATGCCGCTGGACGCGGTTTATCCGTGCTGATGCTGGAAGCGCAGGATCTTGCGTGCGCGACCTCCTCTGCCAGTTCTAAACTCATTCACGGTGGCCTGCGCTACCTGGAACATTACGAATTTCGGCTGGTGAGCGAAGCGCTGGCTGAGCGCGAGGTGCTGCTGAAAATGGCGCCGCACATTGCCTTCCCGATGCGGTTCCGTCTACCGCATCGTCCGCACCTGCGTCCGGCATGGATGATTCGCATTGGTCTGTTTATGTACGATCATCTGGGCAAACGCACCAGCTTGCCGGGTTCTGTCGGTTTGCGTTTTGGCGCAGAATCCGTACTGAAGCCAGAAATCGTGCGCGGTTTCGAATATTCTGACTGCTGGGTAGACGATGCGCGTCTGGTACTGGCCAATGCCCAGATGGTGGTGCGTAAAGGTGGGGAAGTGTTAACCCGCACTCGTGCAACTTCTGCGCGTCGCGAAAACGGTCTGTGGGTCGTCGAAGCCGAAGATATCGATACCGGTAAGAAATTCACCTGGCAGGCACGGGGCCTGGTCAATGCCACCGGTCCGTGGGTGAAAGAGTTTTTCGACGAAGGCATGCATCTGCCTTCACCGTACGGTATTCGCCTGATCAAAGGCAGCCACATTGTGGTGCCGCGCGTCCACACCCAGAAACAGGCTTATATCCTGCAAAACGAAGATAAGCGCATTGTGTTTGTCATTCCGTGGATGGATGAATTCTCGATCATCGGCACCACCGACGTCGAGTACAAAGGCAATCCGAAAGCGGTAAAAATCGACGAAAGCGAAATCAATTACCTGCTGAAAGTGTACAACGCGCACTTTAAGAAACAGCTCGGCCGCGATGATATCGTCTGGACCTATTCCGGCGTGCGTCCGCTGTGCGACGACGAGTCGGATTCGCCGCAGGCCATCACCCGTGACTACACGCTGGATATTCACGATGAAGATGGCAAAGCACCGCTACTTTCTGTCTTCGGCGGGAAGCTGACCACCTACCGTAAGCTCGCTGAGCATGCGATGGAGAAGCTGTCGTCATATTATCAGGGCATTGGCCCGGCATGGACCAAAGACTGTGTACTGCCAGGCGGTGAAATCGGTGGCGATCGCGAAGACTACGCAGCAAAACTGCGCCGTCGTTATCCGTTCCTGACGGAGTCGCTGGCGCGCCACTACTCGCGTACTTACGGCAGCAACACGGAGTGGATTGTCGGTGAAGCGGCGACGATCGCTGACCTGGGCGAAGACTTCGGCCATGAATTCTACGAAGCGGAGCTGAAATATCTGGTAGACCACGAGTGGGTTCGCCGCGCGGACGATGCGCTGTGGCGTCGTACGAAAGAAGGCATGTGGCTCAACGCGGAACAGCAGTCCCGCATGACCCAGTGGCTGGCGGAGTACATTGAGAAACATCAGCTTTCACTGGCGTCTTAAATGACATTACGCCCGATAGAAACACGCTACCGGGCGTTTTATTATTCTCAGAGTGATTTCATTTTCCGCTTCCGCGCCTGACCAAGTGCATCTGCAGTTCGTAAGGCAGCAAGTACCGCTTCGGGCGTAATTTCGCAGGGTTCATTGTGCATCGTTTCCCCCACCTGACAGGCTGCCTGCGCGACGGCCAGTAGCTCTTTATCGCTGACGTCAGCCAGACCAATATCTGCCAGCGTTACCGGCAGCCCCACGTCCTCACAGAACTGATAGACCTCTTCGATAAGCTCAGGAGCTCTGTCGGTTAACACCAGCATTGCCAGCGTACCAAAGGCCACTTTTTCACCGTGCCAGTACGGATGTGTTGCGGGGAGTACGGTTAAACCATTATGAATAGCATGCGCTGCCGCCAGTCCTCCACTTTCAAAACCGAGCCCGGATAACAGCGTATTGGCTTCAATCACATGTTCCAGCGCTGGCGTAACCTGGTGCTGCTCACAGGCCAGCTTTGCCAACCGACCGTAGCGAATCAACGTGTTGTAACAGAAACGGGCCAGCTCAAAAGCCGTCATAGGGCCTGGACGGGATGTCATATTCCCGGCCCCTTTTATCCGACAATCCTCGGCTTCAAACCAGGTCGCCAACGCATCCCCCATTCCGGAGATTAAGAAACGTACCGGCGCTGCGGCAATAATGGCGCTGTCCACCAACACCAATGTGGGATTACGGGGGATCATCAGATAGCGTTTGAATTGGCCCTCCTGTGTATAGATGACGACTAATGAGCTGCAGGGGGCATCCGTTGAGGCAAGCGTGGGAACGACGGCAATAGGAAGTCGCAAACTTGCCCCTGTCGCTTTGGCGGTATCTAATGTTTTTCCACCGCCCATACCCACAATAACATCCGCCCCGACTTGCTGCGCACGTGCAGAAATTCTGGCGATCTCCTCATCGCTGCATTCGCTATTGAAAACCTCAATTTCAAAATCAACCACGCCGTGAAGTGCCGACGCGAGCGTATCCTGATATCTCTCATACACCACAGGGTCTTGTAAAATAAGCGCTTTATGCCCTAAAGATGCAAGCTCCTGAGGCAGGTGCGTTGTCAATGCGCCCTTTCCCTGCACATAGCGAGACGGAAATATTGCCGTTGTGACCATTCAAATTCTCCTTTCCATTAAAGTTCAATATACAGAACACATATTCTTTATATGGAATTTATTGCAAGTTCGCCGACGCACACAACCCACAAATCAGGAGAAAGCTTCATCCTGTGAAGAGTGACACAGTTTTGATCCTTTACCGGAAAACTGGCCTGCTTTTAGCAAGGGAACGCTTTTCTGTGGGTTTTGCAGCAGGATATGAAGCAAATCACAAAACATAACCTTGCTGACAATATGGAATTGACGCTCAAAATTTATCCCCTCATAGTATTCATATACAGAACAATAGTTCTATATACAGAACAAATACCTCTACTATTAAGGGATGCGCTAATGAGCATTGAACTCGATAAACCGACAACGCGAGGACGCTGGCTGCATATCATTCCAGCCACCATCCTCGTTTATATCGTGGCTTACATGGACAGGACGAACATCGCGATTGGAATTGCGGGAGGAATGGAAGAAGACCTGGGGATGACCGCCTCGTTTGCCGGTCTGGTCGCCGGCATTTTCTTTATTGGTTATATCTTTTTGCAAATTCCTGGCGGTCAAATCGCGGAACGATTAAGCGCCAAGAAATTAATCGCCTGGACCATCGTCGCATGGGGTGGCTTCGCGCTGCTGACCGGCTTCGTCCAGACCCCTACCCAGTTGCTGATTATCCGTTTTATCCTTGGCGTCGCTGAGGGTGCGGTCTACCCCGCCATCCTGGCGTTGATTGGTCACTGGTTCCCCAATGAAGAACGTGCAAGGGCGATTGCCTATTTCCAGATGAACCTTGCCGTGGCCTCGATCATCACCGGGCCGCTTTCCGGTTGGCTGATCGAAACCTATGGCTGGCGAGAAATGTTCATCATCGAGGGGTTACTTTCACTCGGCCTGCTGTTCGTCTGGCTACCTTTGGTCTCTGATCATCCTCACCAGGCCAAATGGCTGGATCCTAAAGAGCGCGCCTGGATCGAACAGAAATTGCAGGCCGATCGCGCGCTGACGATCGGAGGCGAGACAAGCAGCATCCGCAATGTCCTGAGCAGCATTAACTTATGGAAGCTGATCGGTATCTATTTCTTCGTGCAGGTCGGTTTCTACGGCTTCGCCCTCTGGATGCCAAACCTGATTAAACACCTGACCGGCAGCGGAATGACTATCGTCGGCTTGCTGACGGCGGCACCGTACATTTTGTGCATCGTCGGTCAGTACTATATTGCCAAATGGTGCGACAAAACCATGAATCGCCGCCTCTACACGGCAATTCCATTGCTGGGTTTTGCCGCCTGCCTCGCGCTCTCCCTGCTGTTGAAAGATAACGTCTGGCTGGCGTACGGCATGATGGTCATCTGCGGCTTCTTCCTGCAGG
The DNA window shown above is from Citrobacter farmeri and carries:
- a CDS encoding 3-oxoacid CoA-transferase subunit B; this encodes MNAKERIARRVAQELHDGDVVNLGIGLPTQVANYLAEDIQVTLQSENGFLGLGPLDEVNACLVNAGGQPCGMIPGAAMFDSCFSFALIRGGHVDVCVLGGLQVDEHGNLANWMVPGKMVPGMGGAMDLVAGAKKVIIAMEHCAKNGEPKLLHRCSYPLTAVGKVSKVITELAVFSFVNGEMILDEISDTITLDELRERTEAHFRPCAHLKIRQPAETLA
- a CDS encoding DeoR/GlpR family transcriptional regulator is translated as MKQTQRHDAIIELVKKQGYVSTEELVEHFSVSPQTIRRDLNDLADQNMILRHHGGAALPSSSVNTPWHDRKATQTAEKERIARKVATQIPNGSTLFIDIGTTPEAVAHALLNHSNLRIVTNNLNVANTLMVKEDFRIILAGGELRSRDGGIIGEATLDFISQFRLDFGILGISGIDSDGSLLEFDYHEVRTKRAIIENSRHVMLVVDHSKFGRNAMVNMGSINLVDAVYTDILPPAGVLQVITENHIQLELC
- the atoD gene encoding acetate CoA-transferase subunit alpha, with the translated sequence MQNKRITADKFRELLHDGMSIMFGGFMGVGTPEYLVAEIMRSGVKALTLIGNDTAFVDKGIGPLISNGQVKKVIASHIGTNPETGKKMISGELDVQLVPQGTLAEQIRAGGAGLGGFLTQTGLGTVVEENKQTLLVNGEKWLLEQPLRADLAILLASDADEAGNLTYDLTARNFNPVMALAADVVVAETRNIGVLGSISPVHVITPGALVDHLFMEAHG
- the glpG gene encoding rhomboid family intramembrane serine protease GlpG, translated to MLMITSFANPRVAQAFVDYMATQGVILTIQQHHQSDVWLADETQAERVQVELARFLENPGDPRYLAASWQSGHTGSGLQYRRFPFLATLRERAGPVTWLIMAACILVFIVMNIVGDQTVMMWLAWPFDPSLQFDVWRYFTHAFMHFSLMHILFNLLWWWYLGGAVEKRLGSGKLIVITVISALLSGYVQHKFSGPWFGGLSGVVYALMGYVWLRGERDPQSGIYLQRGLIIFALIWIVAGWFDLFGMSMANGAHIAGLAVGLAMAFADTLNARKRT
- a CDS encoding acetyl-CoA C-acetyltransferase; its protein translation is MSDSIVIVSAKRTPIGKFAGSLEGIPAVMLGATSVRANLLDLPSDIKIDEVILGNVLQAGLGQNPAHQVTHHAGLAESVPSFTVNKVCGSGLKTIVLGAQSILSGDNQTCIVGGMENMSAAPYLMAHARQGYRMGNGELTDVMIHDGLWCAFNDYHMGITAENIAKRYHLSREEQDRVALASQQKAITAINAGYFRQEIVPVTVKRKKEVCLFDTDEFPRPETDAGSLAKLRPAFQSTGTVTAGNASGINDAAATLVLMSERAARARGITPLARLKSWASAGVDASMMGLGPIPATKRALEKAKMTVSDLDLIEANEAFAAQYLAVARELEFPEEKVNVNGGAIALGHPIGASGARILVTLVHALQQRNKSTGLATLCIGGGQGIAVIVERL
- a CDS encoding glycerol dehydrogenase, with the translated sequence MVTTAIFPSRYVQGKGALTTHLPQELASLGHKALILQDPVVYERYQDTLASALHGVVDFEIEVFNSECSDEEIARISARAQQVGADVIVGMGGGKTLDTAKATGASLRLPIAVVPTLASTDAPCSSLVVIYTQEGQFKRYLMIPRNPTLVLVDSAIIAAAPVRFLISGMGDALATWFEAEDCRIKGAGNMTSRPGPMTAFELARFCYNTLIRYGRLAKLACEQHQVTPALEHVIEANTLLSGLGFESGGLAAAHAIHNGLTVLPATHPYWHGEKVAFGTLAMLVLTDRAPELIEEVYQFCEDVGLPVTLADIGLADVSDKELLAVAQAACQVGETMHNEPCEITPEAVLAALRTADALGQARKRKMKSL
- the glpE gene encoding thiosulfate sulfurtransferase GlpE encodes the protein MEHFECINVEEAHQKLHQGAAVLVDIRDPQSYAMGHTPQAFHLTNDTLGSFMRDHDFDTVVMVMCYHGNSSKGAAQYLLQQGYDAVYSVDGGFDAWHRHFPAEVAYGS
- a CDS encoding MFS transporter — its product is MSIELDKPTTRGRWLHIIPATILVYIVAYMDRTNIAIGIAGGMEEDLGMTASFAGLVAGIFFIGYIFLQIPGGQIAERLSAKKLIAWTIVAWGGFALLTGFVQTPTQLLIIRFILGVAEGAVYPAILALIGHWFPNEERARAIAYFQMNLAVASIITGPLSGWLIETYGWREMFIIEGLLSLGLLFVWLPLVSDHPHQAKWLDPKERAWIEQKLQADRALTIGGETSSIRNVLSSINLWKLIGIYFFVQVGFYGFALWMPNLIKHLTGSGMTIVGLLTAAPYILCIVGQYYIAKWCDKTMNRRLYTAIPLLGFAACLALSLLLKDNVWLAYGMMVICGFFLQAYAGPFWTLPPLLFAPNVLGGVRGTINALGNIGGFIGPYLVGLLTVTFSQTAGMTVLVAALLIAVALLFSLPSVTARPAGSSTPHHASAPETSLKQEGIAK
- the glpD gene encoding glycerol-3-phosphate dehydrogenase, which produces METKDLIVIGGGINGAGIAADAAGRGLSVLMLEAQDLACATSSASSKLIHGGLRYLEHYEFRLVSEALAEREVLLKMAPHIAFPMRFRLPHRPHLRPAWMIRIGLFMYDHLGKRTSLPGSVGLRFGAESVLKPEIVRGFEYSDCWVDDARLVLANAQMVVRKGGEVLTRTRATSARRENGLWVVEAEDIDTGKKFTWQARGLVNATGPWVKEFFDEGMHLPSPYGIRLIKGSHIVVPRVHTQKQAYILQNEDKRIVFVIPWMDEFSIIGTTDVEYKGNPKAVKIDESEINYLLKVYNAHFKKQLGRDDIVWTYSGVRPLCDDESDSPQAITRDYTLDIHDEDGKAPLLSVFGGKLTTYRKLAEHAMEKLSSYYQGIGPAWTKDCVLPGGEIGGDREDYAAKLRRRYPFLTESLARHYSRTYGSNTEWIVGEAATIADLGEDFGHEFYEAELKYLVDHEWVRRADDALWRRTKEGMWLNAEQQSRMTQWLAEYIEKHQLSLAS